A genomic region of Desulfosarcina ovata subsp. ovata contains the following coding sequences:
- a CDS encoding FecCD family ABC transporter permease, whose amino-acid sequence MKNIQLIFSMTVIALEIALIAAMSMGRYPIHLSTIAKLPFSIFGGAESNALTGQTILVLWSVRLPRMLMAVMTGAALAVAGVVFQGLFKNPLVSPAILGVTAGANFGAALAMLMGGSAMMLQTSAFIWGLVAVGTAYLIGRQGDHSVTTLVLAGVIVSALFMAGLSYIKCNDPAMIRMFVNAAKQQPETGGRERCSGTRRM is encoded by the coding sequence GTGAAAAACATCCAGCTTATTTTTTCCATGACGGTCATCGCCTTGGAAATCGCCCTGATCGCCGCGATGTCCATGGGACGCTATCCCATCCACCTGTCGACGATAGCGAAGCTGCCCTTTTCCATCTTTGGCGGAGCCGAAAGCAACGCCTTGACCGGGCAGACGATATTGGTGCTCTGGTCGGTTCGATTGCCCCGGATGCTCATGGCCGTGATGACCGGTGCCGCGCTTGCGGTGGCCGGTGTCGTTTTTCAGGGACTTTTTAAAAATCCGCTGGTATCGCCGGCCATCCTGGGGGTCACCGCCGGTGCCAATTTCGGTGCGGCCCTGGCCATGTTGATGGGCGGATCCGCGATGATGCTGCAGACATCGGCCTTCATCTGGGGACTGGTGGCGGTGGGGACGGCCTACCTGATCGGTAGGCAGGGTGACCATTCGGTCACCACCCTGGTCCTGGCCGGAGTGATTGTCTCCGCCCTCTTCATGGCCGGTCTTTCCTATATCAAATGCAACGATCCTGCAATGATACGCATGTTCGTGAATGCAGCGAAGCAACAACCAGAAACAGGGGGAAGAGAACGATGCAGTGGAACAAGAAGAATGTAG
- a CDS encoding ABC transporter ATP-binding protein, with protein sequence MALLAIHHLDFKNQHLLLDKVRALTVSKRLLTLLTLHDPFLAARYRDHLVMMKNGRVHRHGATQSVVDTNTLESMYGMKMSVETSTDGNAFVVPTTDAGQSAIH encoded by the coding sequence ATGGCGCTATTGGCCATTCACCATCTGGATTTCAAGAATCAACACCTTTTGCTGGATAAGGTCCGGGCCTTGACCGTATCCAAGCGTCTCCTCACCCTCCTCACCCTCCATGATCCCTTTCTTGCCGCCCGATACCGCGATCATCTGGTCATGATGAAAAACGGCCGGGTGCACCGCCATGGAGCCACCCAATCGGTTGTTGACACAAATACCCTTGAATCCATGTATGGCATGAAAATGTCCGTTGAAACCAGCACCGATGGCAACGCTTTCGTTGTCCCGACCACAGACGCCGGTCAATCGGCAATACATTGA
- a CDS encoding benzoate-CoA ligase family protein — MVANELALHPWETDFTLPETFNMVSLLLERHLTGSQADRTAIIYRDNEVTYRQLGRMTNQFGNVLANQGIKPGDRVVILLNDSPEYFAVYLGAMKMGAVPVPINMLATVKDLEFFIRDSEAAAVVMEPDIYAHLKDCLPEIPGIKTLLIKGEAATGTVELGQLINDASDQLDVYPTSKMDHSYWLYTSGTTGLPKGVIHLHKDLVYAVETWGRHVVDFTPDDRVFCSSKLYFSYGLNFAMYLPLYYGASVVINPDRPLPETILGMIEKYRPSGLFSVPTAYGQQLNYLEAAEKKPDLSSLRFCISAGEALPGSLLKRWRERFGIDILDGLGSSEVSLIFICNRPGKVRENASGLPLPGYAVEVRDELGKVLPANELGELWVKSNTLFDAYWKNPEKTAETLVDGWMKTGDMGHLDEDGYFFYSARANDTMKVSGIWVSPLEVEDALLSHPAVAECAVVGVEDDMGLIKPKAFINLKDGYQPGDEIAGELKVYVKQKLAPHKYPRIIEFVDELPKTATGKIQRYKLRQS; from the coding sequence ATGGTCGCAAATGAATTGGCGTTACATCCCTGGGAAACGGATTTCACTTTACCGGAAACGTTTAACATGGTCAGTTTGCTGCTGGAACGGCACCTGACCGGCAGCCAGGCCGACCGAACCGCCATTATCTACCGGGACAACGAGGTGACCTACCGGCAACTGGGTCGCATGACCAATCAATTCGGCAACGTCCTGGCCAACCAGGGGATCAAACCGGGGGATCGGGTGGTCATTCTGCTGAACGATTCTCCCGAATATTTCGCCGTTTATCTGGGCGCGATGAAAATGGGCGCCGTACCGGTTCCCATCAACATGCTGGCCACCGTCAAGGACCTCGAATTTTTCATCCGCGACAGCGAGGCGGCGGCCGTGGTCATGGAGCCGGACATCTATGCGCATCTGAAGGATTGCCTGCCAGAGATCCCGGGAATCAAAACCCTTTTGATCAAAGGTGAGGCGGCAACCGGGACCGTCGAACTGGGCCAGCTGATCAACGACGCCTCCGACCAGCTTGACGTCTACCCGACATCCAAAATGGACCACTCCTACTGGCTGTACACATCCGGAACCACCGGACTGCCCAAAGGCGTCATTCACCTGCACAAGGACCTGGTTTATGCGGTGGAGACCTGGGGGCGACATGTGGTCGATTTTACACCGGACGATCGCGTTTTCTGCTCGTCCAAGCTGTACTTCTCCTACGGTTTGAATTTTGCTATGTATCTTCCTTTGTACTATGGCGCTTCGGTCGTTATCAACCCGGATCGTCCGCTGCCGGAAACCATTTTGGGCATGATCGAAAAATATCGTCCCAGCGGTCTCTTCTCTGTCCCCACCGCCTACGGGCAGCAGCTCAACTATCTTGAAGCCGCCGAAAAGAAGCCTGATTTGAGCAGCCTGAGGTTCTGTATTTCAGCCGGCGAGGCCCTTCCCGGCTCGCTCCTGAAACGGTGGCGCGAAAGGTTCGGCATTGACATCCTGGATGGACTGGGATCTTCGGAAGTCAGCTTGATTTTTATCTGCAACCGCCCCGGCAAAGTGCGCGAAAACGCCAGCGGGCTGCCGCTTCCGGGTTATGCCGTCGAGGTACGGGATGAACTGGGGAAAGTACTGCCCGCCAACGAACTGGGAGAATTGTGGGTTAAGAGCAACACCTTGTTTGATGCCTATTGGAAAAACCCGGAAAAGACCGCCGAGACCCTGGTCGATGGCTGGATGAAAACCGGGGACATGGGGCATCTGGACGAGGACGGCTATTTCTTCTATTCCGCGCGGGCCAACGACACAATGAAAGTCAGCGGGATCTGGGTCTCCCCGCTTGAGGTGGAGGATGCCCTGCTCAGCCACCCGGCCGTGGCCGAATGTGCCGTGGTGGGAGTAGAAGATGACATGGGATTGATCAAACCCAAAGCGTTCATCAATTTGAAAGACGGTTATCAACCCGGAGATGAGATCGCCGGTGAGCTGAAAGTCTACGTCAAACAGAAACTGGCCCCCCATAAATACCCGCGCATTATCGAGTTTGTGGATGAACTGCCCAAAACGGCGACGGGGAAAATCCAGCGCTACAAACTCCGGCAATCATAA
- a CDS encoding TRAP transporter large permease, whose protein sequence is MDPVLTGLVGIVLLLLLFTLNMPVSFAMAFVGFTGFGYLVSWEAAVSLLIRDIFAQLSSYPLNVIVLFVLMGSFAFASGMSSRLYESAYKIAGKMPAGLAVATILACSGFAAICGSTAATVATIGRVALPEMRRFGYNHRLATGCIASAGVIGILIPPSTIFIVYGILTEQSIGSLFAAGIVPGVVLTLFFVLTVFFIAFKNKEIAPSGKATTIGEKLKALWRIADIFLLFGLSIGGLFLGWYSPNQAAGVGAAGALLIGLAHRQLTWQKFINASKEGLRTACMIMMLIAGASVFGKFMAVTTIPAQLSTWVSGLPLPSMGIMALICVMFFVGGCFLDAMALIMLTIPIIYPVVLDLNYDPVWFGVVIVLTSQIAVVTPPVGVNVYVTKGIVPNVPIAAIFRGTFPFLVAMFILLVFVLIFPGLILWLPNLLAA, encoded by the coding sequence ATGGATCCGGTACTGACTGGTTTGGTTGGAATTGTTCTTCTGTTATTGCTCTTCACCCTTAATATGCCGGTCTCCTTTGCCATGGCTTTTGTCGGCTTTACCGGTTTTGGCTATCTGGTGAGTTGGGAAGCGGCAGTATCACTGTTAATTCGGGATATTTTTGCTCAGTTGTCAAGCTACCCGCTCAATGTGATCGTACTGTTTGTATTAATGGGGTCCTTTGCGTTTGCCTCGGGCATGAGCAGTCGGTTATATGAATCGGCCTATAAAATTGCCGGTAAAATGCCGGCCGGTCTGGCCGTGGCCACCATCCTGGCCTGCAGCGGATTTGCCGCCATTTGCGGGTCGACCGCCGCCACGGTGGCAACCATCGGACGCGTGGCACTTCCCGAAATGCGCCGCTTCGGCTACAATCATCGGCTGGCCACCGGTTGTATCGCCTCGGCCGGTGTCATCGGGATCCTGATCCCCCCTTCGACCATTTTCATCGTATACGGGATTCTTACGGAACAATCCATCGGCTCCCTGTTCGCCGCCGGCATTGTCCCCGGGGTAGTCCTGACACTCTTTTTCGTCCTCACCGTCTTCTTCATTGCATTTAAAAACAAAGAGATCGCACCCAGCGGCAAAGCAACCACCATCGGTGAGAAATTGAAGGCCCTTTGGCGCATCGCCGATATTTTCTTGCTGTTCGGCCTGTCCATCGGCGGGTTGTTTCTGGGGTGGTACAGTCCCAACCAGGCCGCCGGTGTGGGGGCAGCCGGGGCCTTGCTGATCGGTCTGGCCCACCGCCAACTGACCTGGCAAAAATTCATCAACGCATCCAAAGAGGGACTGCGGACAGCCTGTATGATCATGATGCTGATCGCCGGCGCATCGGTTTTCGGCAAATTCATGGCGGTCACGACCATTCCGGCGCAACTCTCCACGTGGGTGAGCGGTTTGCCGCTGCCCTCCATGGGAATTATGGCCCTGATCTGTGTGATGTTTTTTGTGGGTGGCTGTTTTCTGGATGCCATGGCGTTGATCATGCTCACGATTCCGATCATCTATCCGGTGGTTCTTGATCTGAACTACGATCCGGTATGGTTCGGTGTCGTTATCGTTCTGACCAGTCAAATCGCCGTTGTCACCCCACCTGTGGGCGTCAATGTTTACGTGACCAAAGGAATCGTGCCCAATGTCCCCATCGCAGCGATTTTCAGAGGAACGTTTCCTTTTCTCGTGGCGATGTTCATCCTGCTCGTATTTGTACTGATATTTCCGGGTTTGATTCTTTGGTTGCCCAATCTGTTGGCCGCTTAA
- a CDS encoding TRAP transporter small permease, protein MQMIREWANRLSTWGEWVGVVGIIVMVAVTCTDVIGAKLFLMPVPGYIEVVSLVQVATIVFAIAATQRHGGHISVEMFVDILPRRMRSIVKALTSLLCLVLFVLLIYEGIGLGNEYLEAGEVTATVQLPFYPFAYAFSVALIPVALMVLVDFCVAIKEALS, encoded by the coding sequence ATGCAAATGATTCGTGAATGGGCGAACCGATTAAGTACGTGGGGAGAATGGGTTGGCGTTGTCGGTATCATCGTTATGGTTGCCGTAACGTGTACGGATGTTATTGGTGCCAAACTGTTTCTCATGCCGGTTCCCGGATATATCGAGGTCGTCAGTCTGGTGCAGGTGGCCACGATCGTTTTTGCCATAGCGGCCACCCAGCGTCACGGCGGGCATATCAGCGTGGAGATGTTTGTCGACATTCTTCCCCGACGGATGCGCTCAATCGTAAAGGCCCTGACCTCCTTATTGTGCTTGGTGCTGTTTGTACTGCTGATTTATGAAGGCATCGGCCTGGGTAACGAATATCTTGAAGCCGGCGAAGTCACGGCCACCGTTCAGCTGCCGTTTTATCCCTTTGCCTATGCATTTTCAGTGGCGCTGATCCCGGTTGCGCTGATGGTGCTGGTGGATTTCTGTGTTGCGATAAAGGAGGCCCTGTCCTAA
- a CDS encoding IS4 family transposase has product MSEHIDKNVFQTILSPVLPLIEVTQNSLHNDLDTYKLSLSSFTTNLLFGIITRIKSVGQIVTEIKTSPTAKALGLVVASKSMYNEAFNRYPPEIFKDIFHQLVKELDLHKIPEISHLGKMLIVDGSLFPAISNMAWACYKKTANAIKMHLSFELNRMIPTEFISTEGNFSEKEFVKQILREGITYVCDRGYIAFNLFKQISDSNAFFIIRGKSNMTYTVKECLTATVPDTFLKFFSDITDSNIIFNSDENKASYRIVSFTAMGENYILITNRNDLTTYEIIMLYAYRWQVELFFRFIKRTFKGIHLMSQSPHGVQIQFYLYMIAYLLLLSFKQDTEIISRENEKDEHESEENNKNETLLTSSSCSNSNAKRPYVCGLVTLLGEKLKQFYKIGLHWLLAVKNNLLEIFDVNIAKVIAQYSYQ; this is encoded by the coding sequence ATGAGCGAACACATCGACAAAAATGTTTTTCAAACAATTCTATCACCGGTGCTACCATTGATTGAGGTTACTCAAAATAGTCTCCATAATGATTTGGACACTTACAAGCTTTCATTATCATCGTTCACCACAAATTTGCTTTTTGGAATAATAACCAGAATTAAAAGCGTTGGACAAATCGTCACTGAGATCAAAACATCACCAACTGCTAAGGCATTAGGATTGGTCGTCGCATCGAAGTCTATGTATAATGAAGCGTTTAATCGTTATCCCCCAGAAATATTTAAAGATATATTCCATCAGTTGGTAAAAGAATTGGATTTGCATAAAATTCCGGAAATCAGTCATCTTGGAAAAATGCTAATTGTAGATGGTTCGCTTTTTCCGGCCATTTCCAATATGGCATGGGCTTGTTACAAGAAAACCGCTAATGCGATCAAAATGCATTTATCTTTTGAACTCAACCGAATGATTCCAACCGAATTTATCAGTACGGAAGGTAACTTTTCCGAAAAAGAATTTGTTAAGCAAATTCTTCGCGAAGGCATTACATATGTCTGTGATCGAGGCTATATCGCTTTCAATCTGTTCAAGCAGATATCCGACAGCAATGCATTTTTTATTATTCGCGGAAAGTCGAATATGACGTACACTGTAAAAGAGTGTCTCACTGCCACCGTACCGGATACATTCTTGAAATTTTTCAGTGACATCACAGATTCAAATATAATATTCAATAGCGATGAAAACAAAGCAAGTTATCGTATTGTTAGCTTTACGGCTATGGGCGAAAACTACATTTTGATCACAAACAGAAATGATTTGACAACTTACGAAATTATAATGCTTTACGCTTACAGGTGGCAAGTGGAACTTTTTTTTCGCTTCATAAAAAGAACCTTCAAGGGAATTCACTTAATGAGCCAATCTCCTCATGGCGTACAGATACAATTCTACTTGTATATGATTGCTTATCTATTGTTATTATCATTCAAACAAGATACGGAAATAATAAGCAGAGAAAATGAAAAAGATGAGCATGAATCTGAAGAAAATAATAAGAACGAAACCTTGCTAACTTCATCTTCATGCTCCAATTCAAATGCAAAAAGACCATATGTTTGCGGGTTAGTAACTCTTCTTGGAGAAAAATTAAAACAGTTTTATAAAATTGGTCTTCACTGGTTATTAGCAGTAAAAAATAATTTGTTAGAAATATTTGATGTGAATATCGCCAAAGTTATTGCTCAATACTCTTATCAATGA
- a CDS encoding IS4 family transposase produces MLDKPTPKIYSKKEKLYYLGGDIMLSPVFTPFIKNSPISVMARGLMEKVLNPEQLDEWFENTAKEQYTRDLLFSTLFYLMSQVVQGSQRSIHAAFQASKEDIAVSVTSIYNKLNGMEPSTSAALVRYAAEQVEPIIQRLLGKQNSPLPGKRIKLLDGNCIEKSHHRIKELRSIASGPLPGKSLVVYDSMLHLPIDVFPCEDGHAQERSLLKTVLETIVADDVWVADRNFCVVEFTCGIDKRDAWFIIREHGNYPLELIGKEKYIGKIETGTVYEQPIRVRDEAGEEHAFRRIRVKLKGETRDGDTEIFIITNLSKSAANAKTVARLYRDRWTIETAFQRLAEYLNSEINALGYPRAALFGFCVALVAYISMSVVKAALGSVHGVDFIERNVSGYYIANEIEGVYQGMMIVIESDHWVVFRDMPESDLVRLLEELAGNVKLSKYQKHPRGPKKPKPKRVAMKNKPHVSTAKILAERKKS; encoded by the coding sequence ATGCTGGACAAACCCACCCCCAAAATATACAGTAAAAAAGAAAAACTGTATTATTTGGGAGGTGACATCATGTTGAGTCCTGTTTTTACGCCGTTCATCAAGAATTCTCCGATTTCTGTCATGGCTCGTGGTTTGATGGAGAAGGTACTGAATCCTGAGCAATTGGACGAATGGTTCGAGAACACCGCTAAAGAACAATACACAAGGGACCTTTTGTTTTCGACGCTTTTTTACCTGATGAGCCAGGTCGTTCAGGGAAGCCAGCGATCAATTCACGCAGCCTTCCAGGCTTCAAAAGAGGATATTGCCGTTTCAGTTACCTCAATCTACAATAAGTTGAACGGCATGGAACCAAGTACATCGGCAGCTTTGGTCCGATATGCCGCCGAGCAGGTGGAACCTATTATTCAAAGATTGTTGGGTAAACAAAACTCCCCTTTGCCTGGCAAACGAATCAAACTGCTTGATGGCAACTGTATCGAAAAGAGCCATCACCGAATCAAAGAGTTGCGGTCCATAGCCTCAGGTCCTCTTCCGGGGAAATCATTGGTTGTGTACGATTCGATGTTGCACCTGCCCATCGATGTGTTTCCTTGCGAAGACGGCCATGCGCAAGAACGCTCATTATTGAAAACGGTGCTTGAAACTATTGTTGCCGATGATGTTTGGGTTGCCGATCGCAATTTCTGCGTGGTTGAATTCACCTGCGGCATCGATAAGCGGGATGCGTGGTTCATTATCCGTGAGCATGGGAATTATCCTCTCGAGCTAATTGGAAAGGAAAAATATATCGGCAAAATCGAAACAGGAACCGTATACGAGCAACCCATCCGGGTTCGTGATGAAGCTGGCGAAGAGCACGCCTTCAGGCGGATTCGCGTGAAGCTGAAGGGTGAAACCCGTGATGGTGATACCGAGATTTTCATCATCACGAATCTATCAAAGAGCGCAGCAAACGCTAAAACAGTTGCCCGGTTGTATCGGGATCGATGGACCATCGAAACGGCCTTTCAGCGTCTCGCTGAATATTTAAACTCTGAAATTAATGCATTGGGCTATCCTCGTGCCGCTCTTTTCGGTTTTTGCGTTGCTCTGGTCGCCTATATCAGCATGTCCGTTGTAAAAGCAGCACTGGGCAGTGTTCACGGTGTCGATTTCATAGAACGGAACGTATCTGGTTATTACATCGCCAATGAAATCGAAGGCGTCTACCAAGGGATGATGATCGTTATCGAAAGCGACCATTGGGTCGTTTTTAGAGACATGCCAGAAAGTGATCTGGTTCGGTTGCTTGAAGAATTAGCTGGCAACGTAAAATTATCAAAGTACCAGAAGCATCCTCGAGGTCCCAAAAAGCCCAAACCGAAGCGGGTTGCGATGAAAAACAAGCCACATGTTTCAACCGCGAAAATACTCGCTGAGAGAAAGAAGTCATAG
- a CDS encoding class I SAM-dependent methyltransferase, with amino-acid sequence MEKVTDWLLLWEQLSAVKKRCWREGKPKNEKQDPWKDRARSFDGMAKKRWSRPNASRDCLLATLTRHPDSTVLDIGAGTGSWALLMARHAARVTAMDPSEAMCAVMEEKLAAGNVTNVTIVQGSWPDVDVDAHDFSFASHSMYGVADFRAFVEKMIRVTRQTCFLLMRVLYTDTIMARAATKIWGQPYDSPTFQVAYNALMQMGIYPDVIMEAEGGWDPWSHDSIDEALGEVKRRLTLLDDPSHDRFLRSLLEKSLARENGRYVWPAGNRSGLIRWNVSR; translated from the coding sequence ATGGAGAAGGTGACCGATTGGCTCTTGTTGTGGGAACAGCTTTCAGCGGTCAAGAAGCGTTGCTGGCGTGAAGGGAAACCGAAAAATGAGAAGCAGGACCCATGGAAGGACCGCGCCCGCAGCTTCGATGGCATGGCGAAAAAACGCTGGTCCAGGCCAAACGCCTCCAGGGATTGCCTGCTGGCGACATTAACGCGCCATCCCGATTCGACGGTGTTGGATATCGGGGCCGGCACCGGTTCCTGGGCCCTGCTCATGGCCCGCCATGCCGCCCGGGTCACGGCCATGGACCCATCCGAAGCCATGTGTGCGGTGATGGAAGAAAAACTGGCTGCCGGGAACGTCACCAATGTCACCATCGTTCAGGGCAGCTGGCCGGACGTCGACGTCGATGCCCATGACTTCTCGTTTGCCTCGCATTCCATGTACGGGGTTGCCGACTTCCGCGCCTTTGTGGAGAAGATGATCCGGGTCACCCGGCAGACCTGCTTTCTGTTGATGCGTGTCCTGTACACCGATACGATCATGGCCCGGGCCGCAACAAAGATATGGGGCCAGCCTTACGACAGCCCGACGTTTCAAGTGGCCTATAACGCCTTGATGCAGATGGGGATATACCCCGATGTGATCATGGAAGCCGAGGGCGGCTGGGATCCCTGGTCGCACGATTCCATTGACGAGGCCCTCGGCGAGGTCAAACGGCGCTTAACCCTTCTGGACGATCCGTCCCATGACCGGTTTTTGCGGTCCCTGCTGGAGAAATCCCTGGCCAGGGAGAACGGCAGATACGTCTGGCCCGCAGGCAACCGGTCGGGGCTGATCCGCTGGAATGTTTCCCGATGA
- a CDS encoding GNAT family N-acetyltransferase, which produces MTNNAIQYRMMTANDFDAIVAIDTKVLNVSRPEYYRTKFEKLFESRDYIPTSLVAEDEGGKVVGFVMGELFMGEYGIFQSEATLDTLGVDPDYQRQGIGDQLVREFIDHLKRLGVNKINTLVNWDDAKLVRFFGSMEFSPSKTINLERTI; this is translated from the coding sequence ATGACGAACAATGCCATCCAATATCGGATGATGACGGCCAATGATTTTGACGCGATAGTTGCCATTGACACGAAAGTGCTCAATGTCTCACGGCCCGAGTACTATCGCACAAAATTTGAAAAACTGTTCGAATCCAGGGACTACATTCCCACCTCGCTCGTTGCCGAAGATGAGGGTGGAAAAGTGGTGGGCTTTGTGATGGGTGAACTGTTTATGGGTGAATATGGCATTTTCCAGTCCGAGGCCACCCTGGATACCCTCGGCGTCGATCCCGATTACCAGCGCCAGGGGATCGGCGATCAATTGGTCAGAGAATTCATCGATCACCTGAAGCGGCTGGGGGTGAACAAAATCAATACCCTGGTCAACTGGGATGATGCCAAACTGGTCCGCTTCTTCGGATCAATGGAATTCAGCCCTTCAAAGACGATCAACCTGGAACGGACCATTTGA
- the pbpC gene encoding penicillin-binding protein 1C, producing the protein MKRGIAVAAALLALAAAAWLLCSRPALEEYYPHSRAYVDTHGRLLRLTLAADQRYRLFCPLEQIAPNLIDATLLYEDKDFYHHPGVDILALARAFWTTYITRSRRVGASTIAMQVARLRWRIRTNTIAGKLRQILRALQLTRHYPKARILEAYLNLAPYGGNIEGIQAASLVYFNKSADRLTVPEALSLAVVPQNPVQRNPARPKGFDHLQAARKHLFARWIETHPRDRQLTAFFDRPLAVRPPAGLPFAAPHLIDYLEATPPGSTNGRVPTTLDLNRQLTMQAVIRNHVARRAAEGITNAAALALDTRSMTLTALAGSADFFNPRIQGQVNGATARRSPGSALKPFVYALAMDQGLIHPMSLMKDSPRRYGGFTPENFDQRFLGPVSAHDALILSRNLPAANLQARLGEPGFYGLLQRAGIGELRPAAHYGLALCLGGVEVTMLELAGLYAALANGGRLQPIRMVKGEMAAPSGIRILSPEASFLTLDILKDNPPPSSHRQPLATIQGNEVAWKTGTSHGFRDAWAIGVSRDMVIAVWVGNFNGKGNRAFVGRSAAGPLLFDLLAALVPERGWRVADTMNFSQLNLKQIEVCATTGELPGHHCLHTKKSWFIPGISPIRVCTVHRAVPIDRATGLRACRYEPGHTPLAVFDFWPSDLLAVFRMAGVSLKTPPPFGKACDLDRRAGAGQPPVVTSPQAELVYALQSDRATHRQIPFTAVADGDVRRLYWFVDNSYVGNSASQQPLMWTARSGKFDVRVVDDHGRAGHTTVSVQMVR; encoded by the coding sequence ATGAAACGCGGGATTGCCGTTGCAGCGGCACTGCTGGCCCTGGCTGCCGCCGCATGGTTGCTTTGCTCCCGACCCGCCCTGGAGGAATACTACCCCCATTCGCGGGCCTACGTCGATACCCATGGCCGCCTGCTGCGCCTGACCCTGGCCGCGGACCAGCGTTACCGGCTGTTCTGTCCTTTGGAGCAGATCGCGCCGAACCTGATCGACGCCACCTTATTGTACGAAGACAAGGATTTCTACCACCATCCGGGGGTGGACATCTTGGCCCTGGCGCGGGCCTTCTGGACCACCTACATCACCCGGTCCCGCCGCGTGGGCGCATCCACCATTGCCATGCAGGTGGCCCGGCTGCGCTGGCGGATCCGCACCAATACCATCGCCGGTAAGCTGCGGCAGATTCTGCGTGCCCTGCAGTTGACCCGCCACTACCCCAAAGCGCGTATTCTGGAAGCCTATCTGAACCTGGCCCCGTACGGCGGCAACATCGAAGGCATCCAGGCGGCCAGCCTGGTCTATTTCAACAAATCCGCCGACCGGCTGACCGTCCCCGAAGCCCTCAGCCTGGCCGTGGTGCCCCAGAATCCGGTTCAGCGCAACCCGGCCCGCCCCAAGGGATTCGACCATCTGCAGGCCGCCAGGAAGCACCTGTTCGCCCGCTGGATTGAAACCCATCCCCGGGATCGGCAGCTGACGGCATTTTTCGACCGCCCCCTGGCCGTGCGCCCGCCCGCCGGGTTGCCCTTTGCTGCCCCCCATCTAATCGACTATCTCGAAGCCACCCCCCCCGGGTCAACCAATGGCCGCGTTCCCACCACCCTGGATCTTAACCGCCAGTTGACCATGCAAGCGGTCATCCGCAATCATGTGGCCCGGCGCGCCGCAGAGGGTATCACCAACGCCGCCGCCCTGGCCCTGGACACCCGCAGCATGACGCTGACGGCGCTGGCGGGATCGGCGGATTTCTTCAACCCGCGCATCCAGGGTCAGGTCAACGGCGCCACGGCCCGGCGCTCGCCCGGATCGGCCTTGAAGCCCTTCGTTTACGCCCTGGCCATGGACCAGGGGCTGATTCACCCCATGAGCCTGATGAAGGATTCCCCCCGGCGTTACGGCGGGTTCACTCCGGAAAATTTCGATCAGCGCTTCCTGGGTCCGGTGTCCGCCCACGACGCCCTGATCCTGAGTCGCAACCTGCCGGCCGCCAACCTGCAGGCCCGGCTGGGGGAACCCGGATTTTACGGGCTGCTCCAACGGGCCGGCATCGGTGAATTGCGGCCGGCAGCGCATTACGGCCTGGCCCTCTGCCTGGGCGGGGTGGAGGTGACCATGCTGGAACTTGCCGGACTGTATGCGGCCCTGGCCAACGGCGGCCGGCTGCAGCCGATCCGCATGGTCAAGGGTGAAATGGCGGCACCCTCGGGAATCCGGATTCTGAGCCCGGAGGCCAGTTTCCTGACCCTGGACATACTCAAGGACAACCCGCCGCCCAGCAGTCACCGACAGCCTCTGGCTACCATCCAGGGCAACGAGGTGGCCTGGAAAACCGGTACCTCCCACGGATTTCGGGATGCCTGGGCCATCGGGGTGAGTAGGGATATGGTGATCGCCGTTTGGGTGGGCAACTTCAACGGGAAGGGCAACCGTGCGTTTGTGGGCCGGTCGGCCGCCGGACCGCTGCTGTTCGATCTCCTGGCGGCCCTGGTGCCCGAACGGGGCTGGCGGGTGGCCGACACAATGAATTTCTCACAACTGAATCTGAAACAGATCGAGGTGTGCGCGACCACCGGTGAACTTCCCGGCCACCACTGCCTGCACACCAAAAAGAGCTGGTTCATCCCCGGCATCTCGCCCATCCGGGTCTGCACGGTTCACCGGGCCGTGCCCATCGACCGGGCCACCGGCCTGCGGGCCTGCCGTTACGAACCGGGCCATACGCCCCTGGCGGTCTTCGACTTCTGGCCCTCGGATCTTCTGGCTGTTTTCCGCATGGCCGGGGTCTCGCTGAAAACGCCCCCGCCCTTTGGCAAGGCCTGTGATCTCGACCGGCGCGCCGGCGCCGGCCAGCCGCCGGTGGTCACCTCTCCCCAGGCCGAACTGGTCTATGCCCTGCAAAGCGACCGGGCCACCCACCGGCAGATCCCTTTTACAGCGGTTGCCGATGGGGATGTGAGGCGGCTCTATTGGTTCGTGGATAACAGCTACGTCGGCAACAGTGCGTCCCAGCAGCCGCTCATGTGGACCGCCCGAAGCGGAAAATTTGACGTTCGTGTGGTGGACGATCACGGCCGGGCGGGCCATACTACCGTCAGCGTGCAGATGGTCCGGTAA